The following proteins are co-located in the Anaerolineae bacterium genome:
- a CDS encoding SHOCT domain-containing protein, which yields MKNYLELFLMMITGLLVSCTGEGYYGSQGPMMHYGFGYGGMFMWIIFLIVIGLLIYFIVQAQKTKGHTPTQNESSLDILKRRYAKGEIAKEEYERMKKDLEG from the coding sequence ATGAAAAATTATCTTGAATTATTTCTTATGATGATAACCGGTTTGCTTGTGTCCTGCACTGGTGAAGGTTACTATGGCTCACAAGGTCCTATGATGCATTACGGATTTGGATATGGAGGGATGTTTATGTGGATTATATTTCTGATCGTCATTGGATTGCTGATCTATTTCATTGTTCAGGCCCAGAAAACGAAGGGCCATACGCCGACACAGAATGAAAGTTCCCTGGATATTCTGAAGAGGCGTTACGCAAAGGGAGAAATCGCAAAGGAAGAATATGAGAGAATGAAAAAAGACCTTGAAGGGTAG
- a CDS encoding substrate-binding domain-containing protein, producing MLVWPEETIFPDREDIPKWCHTGSNLCLDFHGDPLTAKLVVFSDGNHHMALMETLQCFYKNNPKVKQVFYATTPPGPVLKLLKRGSLQIGNLILSARPHVFISPPSVLDNLVNEGYMQKHVPFIQNRGNVLLIKKENPKNISGIADLARTNVRLFLSNPKTEAMSYKGYVDTIKGLAEREGVDLSFLSDGLSGTKVEYGERIHHREAPQAIMDGRADVAIIYYHLALRYTRIFPDLFEIIPLGGTTEDPQPFPENVISSTHAGIIEDGGKWGAQFLSFLSSKPVSEIYSHHGLLHIEEGLQCHKMRRSRR from the coding sequence ATGTTAGTCTGGCCTGAGGAAACAATATTCCCTGACAGAGAAGATATACCAAAATGGTGCCACACAGGATCAAACCTGTGTCTGGATTTCCATGGTGATCCATTAACAGCAAAGCTGGTGGTTTTTTCTGACGGAAATCATCATATGGCCCTGATGGAAACGTTGCAGTGTTTTTATAAAAACAATCCAAAAGTAAAACAGGTTTTTTATGCGACAACCCCGCCGGGCCCGGTTCTAAAATTACTGAAGCGTGGTAGCCTGCAGATAGGCAATCTTATTTTATCAGCCAGACCCCATGTTTTTATCAGTCCACCTTCTGTGCTCGACAATCTGGTCAATGAAGGATATATGCAAAAGCACGTGCCGTTTATACAAAATCGGGGGAATGTATTACTGATAAAAAAGGAAAATCCAAAAAATATCTCGGGCATCGCCGACCTGGCGCGAACAAATGTGAGACTTTTTCTGTCCAATCCAAAAACCGAAGCCATGAGTTACAAAGGATATGTTGATACCATAAAAGGCCTGGCTGAGCGGGAAGGTGTTGATTTATCTTTTCTGTCAGATGGACTTTCAGGCACAAAAGTTGAGTATGGTGAACGTATTCACCACAGGGAGGCGCCTCAGGCCATAATGGATGGTCGTGCTGATGTTGCTATTATTTATTATCATCTGGCATTACGTTATACGCGTATTTTCCCAGACCTTTTTGAAATAATTCCCCTCGGAGGAACCACTGAAGATCCTCAGCCTTTTCCGGAAAACGTTATCAGCTCGACTCATGCTGGAATAATTGAAGATGGTGGGAAATGGGGGGCACAATTTCTTTCTTTTCTCTCGTCAAAACCTGTGAGTGAAATTTATTCACATCATGGGTTATTACATATTGAAGAAGGCCTTCAATGCCATAAAATGAGGAGATCCCGAAGATGA